AAAGCCGTCGTGATATTCCTGATTTCTGGCGCGATGAACGCATCCCTTACTGCCAGGTTATAGGCCGACTGGTCCTTTTTTGCTTTCACGGCCGCCGCCTTGTATAAAGCATAGATATCGGGTAACTTCAAAATGGATTTGGCATAGATAGTGCCCATTTTGAATCTGCTCTGGATGTTGAGCTGCTTCTGCGTAGGGTCTACCGTGTTACCCCTACGATGCTTTCCGATCTGGATGCTTCCAGACCTTTTCTTAGTGATGGTCAACTCTTTCCCAACTGTACCGGAAGTCTCCCTCCAGACCATCGCATTTGATTTTGCCATTGTTTTAATTTTTAAAATGTGAGGAATGTATACAGTGGGATAAGAGGTGCCGCTCTCTCGTCCCAGGCACAGCCTGTATGATTGCAATAGTAAGAAAGGAATAAACCGGTAAATAGAAAATCTGTTGGCGAATCGATAAATGGGGATTGAACGATCGAAAATAGAGGGATGAAGATTAGAGGATCACCTTTATTCTTTCGAAAAAATGCGGTGCATAAGTCTTCCCTAATGCAAGTTCTTTATCCAATATAAAAACTGTCTCCATGCTAAATTCCATCACATAATCCATCCCCACTACATAAGACCTGTTTACCCTGCAAGAATGCGCTGCAGGCAATATTTCTTCTAACTGTGCAAGGGTGCTGTTTACCAGGTAAGCGACGCTTGATGTGACTATCCTCACGCAGCCACCACAGGCTTCCAGCAATACCATGTCACGACTATTCACTTTCGTGAATACCCCATTGGTTTTCCGAATAAAAATGTCTTCATGCATAATTGAAATCTATTTACTCCTCAGCCCTGTATTTCCAAAAAC
This window of the Chitinophaga sancti genome carries:
- a CDS encoding LytTR family DNA-binding domain-containing protein, coding for MHEDIFIRKTNGVFTKVNSRDMVLLEACGGCVRIVTSSVAYLVNSTLAQLEEILPAAHSCRVNRSYVVGMDYVMEFSMETVFILDKELALGKTYAPHFFERIKVIL